A genomic segment from Candidatus Cloacimonadota bacterium encodes:
- a CDS encoding S8 family serine peptidase, whose translation ATTHNDTKAWYSNYDTWVDVSAPGGETNSVTSQGVLSCWSGSNYGFYQGTSMACPHASGVAALVVSYAHRNGRTLSSADVENILESTADDHYAVNQSYIGQLGSGRINAYQALLATDPPLPSVSITAPASGSVHDLNSSITITATASDTDGYITSVAFYIDDVLKSTDTSSPYSWVWNTVGYAGGPHSIKVIATDNSGNTATRSITVTLLAPPDEGFETGNFTLYPWINNSSVPWTVQSSEVFSGTYAARSGAIGNSSSTTLSLPVVVSSAGNLSFWYKVSSESNYDFLRFYVDGVKQGEWSGSAGWAEASYPLTSGSHTLAWTYSKDSSWANGSDCAWLDHIIFPPMGTYYAPPQNLTATSGNAVVNLNWQAPATGTPSSYRVYRDGSYLASTNGLNYSDTNVVNETSYEYYVTAIYGSEESDPSNTVTGFPTTNPLSTIIIGTGSETQPYPINRYWNYSSHEAIYLASQIGTACNIRYLGFHKGSGTDVNPIEAVSIYMKHTSESSLSSGDYSTDGYTLVFSGTFPNTDTSGWMEVELDNLFAYNGTSNLAILTIKGNQSYISNYPFWTYSTTTATQARQNRSDSSQPISLTASNNLPNLKLQAYVPAGLYPARNLTAVGGNGLVILNWSEPISGIPTGYKIYRNGNLLTTATGLTYTDNAVVNGTTYSYYVVATYSGEDAEPTETVQATPDNSVIIGDGTGSNSTRDACPINVYYQSLHGQAVYTKAELNAAGVFGPIDITDIGFYVTGLPTLAMPNYIIRMGHTSATDVSSWISTGLSTVWNSTSYQPTVTGWNMLTLDTPFTWNGNDNIVVDTAFRLIGAYSSSGTTQHTSVTNGYRYVRSDNSDQTNLFTGGSTSSYRPNLKLTLQPNQSGPVILVNPTTLAYGDVAVGSTDTKTFTIQNSGDQTL comes from the coding sequence CTTTGGTTGTCTCCTATGCCCACCGCAACGGCCGCACCCTCAGCAGCGCCGACGTGGAGAACATCCTGGAATCCACCGCTGACGATCATTACGCCGTGAACCAAAGCTACATTGGCCAACTGGGCAGCGGGCGCATCAATGCCTACCAGGCTTTGCTGGCCACCGACCCCCCCCTGCCTTCGGTTTCCATCACCGCCCCGGCCAGTGGTTCGGTGCATGACCTCAACAGCAGCATCACCATCACCGCAACTGCCTCCGATACTGATGGCTACATCACCAGCGTGGCCTTCTATATCGACGACGTGTTGAAAAGCACCGATACTTCCAGCCCCTATTCCTGGGTTTGGAACACCGTTGGATATGCCGGCGGCCCCCATAGCATCAAGGTAATCGCCACCGACAATAGCGGAAACACCGCCACCCGCAGCATCACGGTCACCCTGCTGGCCCCTCCGGATGAGGGTTTCGAGACCGGAAACTTTACTTTGTATCCCTGGATAAACAACAGCTCCGTGCCCTGGACGGTGCAAAGCTCAGAGGTCTTTTCCGGCACCTATGCCGCCAGGTCCGGCGCTATCGGCAACAGCAGCAGCACTACCCTCAGCCTGCCTGTGGTGGTCAGCAGCGCGGGCAATCTCAGTTTCTGGTACAAGGTATCCTCCGAGAGCAACTATGACTTTCTGCGTTTCTACGTCGATGGCGTAAAGCAGGGCGAGTGGTCCGGTTCCGCAGGCTGGGCAGAGGCTTCCTATCCATTGACCTCCGGCAGCCACACCCTGGCCTGGACCTACTCCAAAGACAGTTCCTGGGCCAATGGCAGCGACTGCGCCTGGCTGGATCACATCATCTTCCCGCCGATGGGAACCTACTATGCCCCGCCTCAAAACCTGACTGCCACTTCCGGCAACGCGGTAGTGAACCTCAACTGGCAGGCCCCTGCCACCGGAACTCCAAGCAGCTATAGGGTTTACCGCGATGGCAGCTATCTGGCCAGCACCAACGGATTGAATTACTCTGATACAAACGTGGTGAACGAAACCAGCTATGAGTATTACGTAACAGCCATCTACGGCTCTGAGGAATCCGACCCCTCGAACACAGTAACAGGCTTCCCCACCACCAATCCCCTCTCTACCATCATCATAGGAACTGGCAGCGAAACCCAGCCTTACCCCATTAACCGTTATTGGAACTACTCCAGCCATGAGGCGATCTATCTGGCTTCTCAGATCGGCACCGCCTGCAACATCAGGTATCTGGGCTTCCACAAGGGCAGCGGCACCGATGTAAATCCCATCGAGGCTGTCAGCATCTATATGAAGCACACCAGCGAGTCCAGCCTGTCCAGCGGCGACTACAGCACAGACGGCTACACTCTGGTCTTTAGCGGAACCTTCCCGAACACTGATACCTCCGGCTGGATGGAAGTGGAACTGGACAACCTCTTTGCCTACAACGGAACTTCCAACCTGGCCATACTCACCATCAAGGGCAATCAGAGCTATATTTCTAATTACCCCTTCTGGACATATTCCACCACTACTGCCACCCAAGCCCGCCAAAACAGAAGCGATTCATCCCAGCCCATATCACTTACGGCTTCCAACAATCTGCCCAACCTGAAATTGCAAGCCTACGTCCCTGCCGGGCTCTATCCCGCCCGTAATCTGACCGCGGTGGGCGGAAATGGTTTGGTGATACTAAACTGGAGCGAGCCTATAAGTGGAATCCCCACCGGTTACAAAATCTACCGTAACGGCAACCTGCTCACCACCGCGACGGGGCTTACTTACACCGACAACGCAGTTGTGAACGGCACAACCTACTCCTACTATGTGGTGGCCACCTATTCAGGTGAAGACGCAGAGCCTACCGAAACAGTCCAGGCCACACCAGATAACTCAGTGATCATCGGCGATGGAACCGGTTCCAACAGCACCAGAGATGCCTGCCCCATCAACGTTTATTATCAGAGCTTACACGGACAAGCGGTGTACACAAAGGCTGAACTCAACGCTGCAGGTGTGTTCGGACCCATCGACATCACCGACATCGGCTTCTATGTTACCGGTCTGCCCACCCTGGCCATGCCCAACTACATTATCCGTATGGGGCATACCAGCGCCACCGACGTTTCCAGTTGGATATCAACCGGGCTCAGCACCGTCTGGAATTCCACCTCTTACCAACCTACAGTCACCGGCTGGAACATGCTGACACTGGATACCCCCTTCACCTGGAACGGCAATGACAACATCGTGGTGGACACCGCCTTCAGGCTCATTGGGGCTTATTCGTCATCCGGTACAACGCAGCACACATCTGTGACCAACGGTTACCGCTATGTGCGCAGCGACAATTCTGATCAGACCAACCTCTTTACCGGCGGCAGCACTTCCTCTTACCGCCCCAACCTCAAACTGACCCTGCAACCCAACCAGTCTGGCCCCGTGATCCTGGTCAATCCTACAACCCTCGCCTATGGCGATGTGGCCGTGGGCAGCACCGACACGAAGACCTTCACCATCCAAAATAGTGGCGATCAGACCCT